In the Leifsonia sp. 466MF genome, one interval contains:
- a CDS encoding M23 family metallopeptidase, producing the protein MLLIDPFPGAYDASDPYGNTAKPRTYAHTGSDWIVSAGTDAPALGAGVVANKQWHAGNGYTITVKLDDSDLYYAYLHLQGPALPAVGAHVARGDVLGKVGATGTNARGAHLHVTVSDAPTAYVGLGNRRDPWQLIQDHLFNTEGETMFIRIQSPKRGIALIGPGYYRHLQTDEEVEQSAPLVAKHLTGNDRQFDLWRSMALDGAGAKS; encoded by the coding sequence ATGCTGCTGATCGACCCGTTCCCCGGCGCCTACGACGCCTCCGACCCTTACGGCAACACGGCCAAGCCCCGCACCTACGCCCACACCGGCTCCGACTGGATCGTGTCCGCCGGCACCGACGCGCCGGCCCTCGGCGCCGGCGTGGTCGCCAACAAGCAATGGCACGCCGGCAACGGCTACACCATCACGGTGAAGTTGGACGACTCGGACCTGTACTACGCCTACCTCCACCTCCAGGGGCCGGCCCTGCCGGCCGTGGGCGCCCACGTGGCGCGTGGCGACGTGCTCGGCAAGGTCGGCGCTACCGGCACCAACGCGCGCGGCGCACACCTCCACGTGACCGTGAGCGACGCGCCCACCGCCTACGTCGGCCTCGGCAACCGCCGAGACCCCTGGCAGCTCATCCAGGACCACCTGTTCAACACCGAGGGAGAAACCATGTTCATCCGCATCCAGTCGCCTAAGCGCGGCATCGCCCTGATCGGCCCCGGCTACTACCGCCACCTCCAGACCGACGAGGAGGTGGAGCAGTCGGCGCCGCTGGTGGCCAAGCACCTGACCGGCAATGACCGGCAGTTCGACCTGTGGCGCTCCATGGCGCTCGACGGCGCCGGCGCCAAGTCGTGA